CTGCCGTGGCTGGCCGACCATCCTGGCCACCGCCAAGGACTCCTGGGTCACCGACACCGAGGGCCGTCGCTACCTGGACTTCTTCGCCGGCGCGGGAGCATTGAACTACGGGCACAACAACGATCAGCTCAAGAGCGCTCTGCTGGACTACCTCAGCGGCGACGGCATCGTGCACTCGCTGGACATCGCCACGACGGCCAAACAGAACTTCCTGGAGACCTTCGACCGACTCATCCTCAAGCCCCGCGGGCTGGACTACAAGGTCCAATTCCCGGGGCCGACCGGGACGAACTCCGTCGAGGCCGCCTTGAAGCTCGCCCGCAAGGTGACCAGCCGCGAGTCGATCATCAGTTTCACCAATGCATTTCACGGGATGACGTTGGGTTCGCTCTCGGTGACCGGTAACTCGATGAAGCGGGCCGGCGCGGGCATACCGCTGGTGCACGCCACCCCGATGCCCTATGACAACTACTTCGGCGGTGTCACCGAGGACTTCCATTGGTTCGAGCGCGTTCTCGACGATTCGGGCAGCGGCCTGAACCGGCCGGCAGCGGTGATCGTCGAGACCGTGCAGGGTGAGGGCGGACTCAACGTGGCCCGCCTGGAGTGGCTGCAGGAACTGGCGAACCTGTGCCGCAAGCGCGACATCCTGCTGATCGTCGACGACGTTCAGATGGGTTGCGGCCGCACCGGTGAGTTCTTCAGCTTCGAGGCCGCCGGCATCGTCCCCGATATCGTGACCCTGTCGAAGTCGATCAGCGGCTACGGCCTGCCGATGGCGCTGACGCTGTTCCGACCCGACCTCGACGTCTGGGCGCCGGGGGAGCACAACGGAACGTTCCGGGGCCACAACCCCGCCTTCGTCACCGCCACGAAGGCGCTCGAACTTTATTGGGAAAAGCCCACATTCGCCGCCGAGACGGCCGAGAAGGGCCTGCTGCTGCGGGCCGGCCTCGACGAGATCGCGGCGGCGTACGACGGTGTGTCGGCGCGCGGCAGGGGGATGGCCCAGGGCTTGATGTTCACCGACGCCGACCTCGCCGCCGACGTGTGCCGCAGCGCCTTCGAACGCGGCGCGTTGATGGAGACCAGCGGACCGTCCGACGAGGTCGTCAAGCTTCTGCCCCCGTTGACCACGTCGCGCTCGGATCTGGAGGCCGGCCTGCAGATCCTGGCCGAATCCGTTGCCGCGACCGTCTAGCCACCGACCGGCCCGACAAGGGAAAGAGGTACCCAATGATCGTCCGCACCACCACTGAGATCACCGGCACCGAGCGCGATATCAGCGCCGGAGCCTGGCGCTCGAAGCGGATCATCCTGGCCGGCGACGGCGTCGGCTTCTCCTTCCACGAGACCACCATCGAGGCCGCATCGGTCAGCGAATTCCACTATCAGCACCATGTCGAGGCGGTGTGGGTGGTGGAGGGCTCCGGCACCCTCACCGATCTGGAGACCGGCGAGGTCCACCCGCTCGGGCCCGGCACCATGTATCTGCTCGACGGGCATGAGCGCCACCGGGTCACCGTCGACGAACAGATGCGCATGCTGTGCGTGTTCAACCCGCCGGTGACCGGTGACGAGGTGCACGACGAGACCGGCGCGTACCCGGCCCCGCAGGTGGTGGCATGAGCGAGGCTTGCGGAGCGAGCATGAGCGCACTGCAGCAGCAGGTCCACGATCCGTACCCGACCCGCCTCGAGCACGCCATCACCCCGATCGAACGCATCGAGCCGACGGTGTGGGGCGATGACGGCAGCGGTCCGCTCGGCGCGGCCGAACTGAACGACTTTGCCGCACAGGGCTATCTGGTCCGCCCGGACACCGTCGACAGCGATGCGTTGGGACCGCTGGGAAACGAACTGGAAAGGCTGGCGGCCGAGCTCGACAGCGACGACCCCCGGGTCATCAGGGAACCCGGCGGTTCGATCCGGTCGATCTTCGCGCCCCACCTGCTGAGCACGCTGGTCGCCGGCGTCGTGCAGCTGGACACCGTGCTGCCGGTCGCCCGTCAACTCCTCGGCGGTGACGTCTACATCCACCAGGCGCGGATCAACCTGATGCCGGCGTTCACCGGTACCGGTTTCTACTGGCACTCCGATTTCGAGACCTGGCACGCCGAGGACGGCATGCCGCAGATGCGCGCGGTGTCCTGCTCCATCGCGCTGACCGAGAACTATCCGTACAACGGCTCGCTGATGGTGATCCCGGGATCGCACCGCACCTTCTATCCGTGTGTCGGCGCCACCCCGGACAACCACCACAGTTCCTCGCTGGTGGCCCAGCGGTTCGGGGTGCCCGACCAGAACACCCTGACCAAGGCCGTGGATGCCGACGGGATCGACCAGTTCACCGGACCGGCCGGGTCCGCGCTGTGGTTCGACTGCAATCTGCTGCACGGCTCGGGCTCCAACATCACCCCACTGCCGCGATCCAACGTCTTCCTGGTGTTCAACTCGGTCGACAATCAGCTCGGCGCGCCGTACGCCGCGGCCGGCATCCGCCCGGAGTACCTGGCGGCCCGGCGCACCCGCTCTCTCGGGCTCCCGGCGTCGCGCGCCCAGTGCTGCTGATCACGGCCTTTACCACGTCCCCTAGGCTGACCCCATGCAACGGATTATCGGCACCGAGGTCGAGTACGGCATCTCCTCGCCGTCGGACCCCACGGCCAATCCGATCCTGACGTCCACTCAGGCGGTACTGGCCTACGCGGCGGCCGCCGGGCTGCAGCGCGCCAAGCGCACCCGGTGGGACTACGAGGTCGAGTCCCCACTGCGCGACGCCCGTGGCTTCGATCTGTCCCGGTCCTCGGGTCCGGCGCCGATCATCGACGCCGACGAGGTCGGTGCGGCGAACATGATCCTGACCAATGGGGCCCGCCTCTACGTCGATCACGCGCACCCGGAGTACTCGGCGCCCGAGGTCACCGACCCGATGGACGCGGTGATCTGGGACAAGGCCGGCGAGCGTGTCATGGAGGCCGCGGCCCGGCACGTGGCCAGCGTCCCCGGCGCGATCAAGCTGCAGCTGTACAAGAACAACGTGGACGGCAAGGGCGCGTCCTACGGCACGCACGAGAACTACCTGATGTCGCGTCAGACTCCGTTCTCCTCGGTCATCGCCGGGTTCACCCCGTTCCTGGTGTCGCGCCAGGTGGTCACCGGGTCCGGGCGGGTCGGGATCGGACCCTCCGGCGACGAACCCGGTTTCCAGCTGTCCCAGCGCGCCGACTACATCGAGGTCGAGGTCGGCCTGGAGACCACCCTCAAGCGCGGCATCATCAACACCCGCGACGAACCGCACGCCGACGCCGACAAGTACCGCCGGCTGCACGTCATCATCGGTGACGCCAACCTCGCCGAGACCTCGACCTACCTCAAGGTGGGCACCAGTTCACTGGTGCTGGACCTGATCGAGGAGGGACCGGCTTTCGGCCTGGATCTGTCCGACCTGGCACTGGCCCGGCCGGTACACGCCGTGCACGTGATCAGCCGCGACCCGTCGCTGCGGGCCACCGTGGCACTTGCCGACGGCCGCGAACTGACCGCCCTTGCGCTGCAACGGATCTACCTCGACCGGGTGGCCAAGCTGGTGGACGCCCGCGATCCCGATCCGCGGGCCGAGCACGTGCTGGAGACCTGGGCCCACGTGCTCGATCTGCTCGAGCGCGACCCGATGGAGTGCGCGGAGATCCTGGACTGGCCCGCCAAGCTGCGGCTGCTGGAGGGCTTCCGGCAGCGGGAGAACCTCAGCTGGAATGCGCCGCGCCTGCACCTGGTCGATCTGCAGTACTCGGACGTGCGCCTCGACAAGGGCCTCTACAACCGGCTGGTGGCGCGCGGCTCGATGCAGCGTCTGGTCACCGAGCAGGAGGTGCTCGACGCGGTCGACAACCCGCCGACGGACACCCGGGCCTACTTCCGGGGCGAATGCCTGCGTCGGTTCGGCGCGGATATCGCCGCGGCGAGCTGGGACTCGGTGATCTTCGACCTCGGCGGGGATTCGCTCGTCCGGATTCCCACCCTGGAGCCGCTGCGGGGGAGCAAGGCACACGTCGGTGCGCTGCTGGATTCGGTGAACAGTGCGGTCGAACTGGTGGAGCAGCTCACCACATAAGCTTCGCTATCCCCGGCAGGGACGATGTTGACCGGTAGTGTGAAAGAACTGGACGAGCAATCAGGAGGCAGCGATGGCTCAGGAGCAGACCAAGCGCGGCGGTGGCGGCGGCGAGGACGACGACGCCGGCGGCCCGACGGCAGCCGGGCAGGAGCGTCGCGAGAAGCTGGCCGAGGAGACCGACGATCTGCTCGATGAGATTGACGACGTCCTGGAAGAGAACGCCGAGGACTTCGTGCGCGCGTATGTCCAAAAGGGTGGCCAGTGACGGCCTGGTCAAATAAGCCTTTCGCCGATTCGCTCGATCTCACATCACCCCATCTGAACCTGTCCTCCTTCTCGGATTTCCTGAGCAGGCAGGCCCCGGAGCTGCTGCCGGGCGGTGTCTCGCACGCCGCCGCCGGCGGTGTGGAACTGGCTCACGGCACCACGATCGTGGCGCTGAAGTATCCCGGGGGCGTGCTGATCGCGGGTGACCGGCGGGCGACGCAGGGACACATGATCGCGAGTCGCGACGTCCAGAAGGTGCACATCGCCGACGATTACGCGGCCACCGGCATCGCCGGCACCGCCGCGATCGCCGTCGAATTCGCCCGGCTGTACGCCGTCGAGCTCGAGCACTACGAGAAGGTCGAGGGTGTCCCGCTGACCTTCCGCGGCAAGGTCAACCGCCTCGCCACCATGGTGCGCGGGAACCTCGGTGCGGCGCTTCAGGGATTCGTCGCGTTGCCGCTGCTGGTCGCCTTCGACGTCGACGCCGCCGATCCGGTCAGCGCTGGGCGCATCGTGTCCTTCGACGCGGCCGGTGGCTGGAACATCGAGGAGGAGGGCTACCAGGCGGTGGGTTCGGGATCGCTGTTCGCGAAGTCGTCCATCAAGAAGCTCTATCCGCAGGTCACCGATGCCGAGACCGCGCTGAAGGCGGCCATCGAGGCGCTGTATGACGCTGCCGACGACGACGCCGCCACCGGTGGACCGGATCTGGTCCGCGGCATCTATCCGACCGCCGTGCTGATCGGCGCCGACGGCGCCGAGGAAGTGACCGAGGCGAGGATTGCCGAGTTGGCCCGCGAGGTCATCGAGCACCGGACCCGCACGGACGGGAACGGCTGATGAGCTTTCCGTACTTCATCTCGCCTGAGCAGGCGATGCGTGAGCGTTCCGAGCTTGCGCGCAAAGGTATTTCGCGTGGACGCAGTGTCGTCGCGCTGGCCTACGACGGCGGTGTGCTGTTCGTGGCGGAGAACCCGTCACGGTCGTTGCAGAAGGTCAGTGAGCTCTATGACCGGGTGGGCTTCGCAGCCGTCGGCCGGTTCAACGAGTTCGACAAGCTGCGCGTCGCCGGTATCCAGTTCGCCGACACCCGCGGCTACGCCTACGACCGCCGCGACGTCACCGGCCGCCAGCTGGCCAATGTGTACGCCCAGGCGCTCGGCACCATCTTCACCGAACAGGCGAAACCGTTCGAGGTGGAACTGTGCGTCGCCGAGGTGGCGCATTACGGGGAGACGAAAGCTCCTGAGCTGTACCGCATCACCTACGACGGTTCGATCGCCGACGAACCGCATTTCGTGGTGATGGGCGGCACCACCGAGCCGATCGCGGCGGCGTTGGAGCAGTCCTACACCGAGAACGCCAGCCTGGCGGATGCGGTCACCATCGCGGTCAAGGCACTGCGCACCGCAGGCAATGGCAATGAGCCGCGGGTGCTGGAGCCGTCCACCATGGAGGTGGCGATCCTGGATGCGAACCGTCCGCGCCGGGCGTTCCGCCGGATCACCGGGGCGGCGTTGGAGGCTCTGGTTCCCGCGACCGAAGCGGATCAGCCCGCGGCCGAATAGTCGCCGATTGCGTTGACCACCGCGTGTCGGTTCGGGCAGCGGGGGCGCTTTGTGCTGGAAGGGCTGCGTGCGGGGAGCTGAAACTGGTCCCGGCGCGAGCCCGTCTTGCCCACCGATACCGAGACCCACCCCGTAAGCTCGACTGTGTGCAGCGACGGATCATGGGAATTGAGACTGAATTCGGTGTGACCTGCACGTTCCACGGTCACCGCCGACTCAGTCCGGACGAGGTTGCCCGCTACCTGTTCCGGCGGGTGGTGTCCTGGGGCCGCAGCTCCAACGTCTTTCTCCGCAACGGAGCCCGGTTGTACCTCGATGTGGGCTCGCATCCGGAGTACGCCACCGCGGAGTGCGACAACCTGGCGCAGCTGATCACCCACGACCGGGCCGGGGAGCGGGTGCTCGAAGACCTGCTGATCGACGCCGAGCAGCGGCTGGCCGATGAGGGCATCGGCGGCGACATCTACCTGTTCAAGAACAACACCGACTCGGCGGGCAACTCCTACGGCTGCCACGAGAACTATCTGATCGTCCGGGCCGGGGAGTTCTCCCGGATCTCCGATGTGCTGCTGCCCTTCCTGGTGACCCGCCAGCTGATCTGCGGGGCCGGCAAGGTGCTGCAGACCCCGAAGTCGGCCACCTTCTGCCTGTCCCAGCGCGCCGAGCACATCTGGGAGGGCGTCTCCTCGGCGACCACCCGGTCGCGTCCCATCATCAACACCCGCGACGAACCGCATGCCGATGCGGAGAAGTACCGCCGGCTGCACGTCATCGTCGGCGACTCGAACATGAGCGAATCGACCACGATGCTCAAGGTCGGTACCGCCTCGCTGGTGCTGGAGATGATCGAGGCCGGAGTCGCGTTCCGGGACTTCTCGCTGGACAACCCGATCCGGGCGATCCGGGAGGTCAGCCACGATCTGACCGGCCGTCGTCCGGTGCGGCTGGCCGGCGGCCGGCAGGCCAGCGCCCTGGACATCCAGCGCGAGTACTACGGTCGCGCGGTCGAGTACCTGCAGACCCGCGAGCCGAACACCCAGATCGAGCAGGTCGTCGACCTGTGGGGCCGCCAGCTCGACGCGGTCGAGAGCCAGGACTTCGCCAAGGTCGACACCGAGATCGACTGGGTGATCAAGCGCAAGCTGTTCCAGCGCTACCAGGACCGGTACAACATGGAACTCTCGGATCCGAAGATCGCCCAGCTCGACCTGGCCTATCACGACATCAAGCGTGGTCGCGGCGTGTTCGACCTGTTGCAGCGCAAGGGCCTGGCGGCCCGGATCACCACCGACGAGGAGATCGACGCCGCGGTCAACACGCCTCCGCAGACCACCCGCGCGAAACTGCGCGGTGAATTCATCAGCGCCGCACAGGAAGCGGGCCGGGATTTCACGGTGGACTGGGTGCACCTGAAGCTGAACGACCAGGCCCAGCGCACGGTGCTGTGCAAGGACCCGTTCCGGTCGGTCGACGAGCGGGTCAAACGGCTCATCGCGAGCATGTGAGCGCATTCTTCGGCCCGTCGTGCACGGGTGTGGCAGCGCGGACGCCCTAAGCTTCTCGGGGTGGCGACATCCAAGGTCGAAAGACTGATGAATCTGGTGATCGCACTGCTGTCCACCAACTCGTATCTGACGGCGGAAAAGATCCGCAAGAGCGTCGCGGGCTACGCCGACAGCGCCAGCGACGAGGCGTTCTCGCGGATGTTCGAGCGGGACAAGAACGAGCTGCGCGACCTGGGCATCCCGCTGGAGACCGGGAAACTCTCCTCGTTCGACGCCACCGAGGGCTACCGCATCAACCAGAAGGCCTACGCGCTGCCGCCGGTCGAGCTGACCCCGGAGGAATCCGCGTCGGTCGCGGTCGCGACGCAGCTGTGGCAGTCCCCGGAGATGGTCACCGCCACCCAGAGCGCCCTGCTCAAGCTGCGCGCCGCCGGCGTCGACGTCGACTCCGAGGACGCCGGGGTGGCCTTCACCTCCACCGCCGCACTGCCCGGTCTGCGCGGCTCCGAAGAGGTGCTGCGGGTCCTGTTGGCCGCCACCGACTCTGGCCAGGTGGTCCAGTTCGAGCACCGGCCGTCCCGCAACGAGCCGTACCGGACCCGCACCGTGGAGCCGTGGGGCGTGGTCACCCACCGCGGCCGGTGGTACCTGGTCGGGCACGACCGCGACCGCGCCGACACCCGCACCTTCCGGCTGTCGCGCATCGCCCCCGGCGCCAAACCCGTCGGCCCGGCCGGCGAGGTGCGGGTGCCCGAGGGGGTCAATCTGCGGCAGATCGTGCAGCGGGTGGTCGCCGACGTCCCGACCGGCGAGCAGGCCACGGTGTGGATCGCGCAGGGCCGAGCGACCGCGCTGCGCCGCCAGGCCACCTCGGCGACGCCGCGGGTGTGGCGGGGCCGGCCAGGGGAGGAGATCACCGTCGACATCGGCATGTACGACCGGCTGGCCCGGGAGATCGCCAGCTACGGCACCGACGCGGTCGCCCTGGAGCCGCGGTCGCTGCGCGAGGATGTGCTGGCCCGGCTGCGCGCCCAGGCAGGTGCCTCGTGAGTCCCAGCGAGAAGCCGGAGGCGGATCGCGCCATCAGCAGCAGCGAGAAGCCGGAGGCGGATCGCGCCATGAGCCCCAGCGAGAAGCCGGAGGCGGATCGCGCCATGAGCCCCAGCGAGAAGCCGGAGGCGGATCGCGCCATCAGCAGCAGCGAGAAGCCGGAGGCGGATCGCGCATGAGTCAGGTATCGAACCGGCTGGTCCGGCTGCTGAACATGGTGCCGTATTTCCAGGCCAACCCGCGGGTCACCCGCGATGAGGCGGCCGCCGCGCTGGGGGTGACCCGCAAACAGCTCGACGCGGACCTCGACCAGCTGTGGATGTGCGGACTGCCCGGCTACGGCCCCGGCGACCTGATCGATTTCGATTTCACCGGGGACACCATCGAGGTGACGTTCACCGCCGGCGTCGAGCATCCGTTGCGACTGACCTCCACCGAGGCCACCGGGATCCTGGTGGCGCTGCGCGCGCTGCTGGATGTGCCCGGCATGGTGGATCCGCAGGCCGCGCGCAGCGCCATCGCCAAGATCGAGTCCGCGGCCGGCACCGCGGCCGCACCGGACGCGGTGGCCGAGGATGCCGACGAGCCCGAGAGCGCGTCGGCGGCGGCGGTCCGGGACGCCACCCGGGCCGGCAAGGCCCTGGCACTGGAGTACCACTCGGCGTCGCACGACACCGTGTCCAGCCGCGTGGTGGATCCGATCCGGGTGGTCCTGGTCAGCGACCACAGCTATCTGGAGGCCTGGTGCCGCAGCGCGGAAGGGGTGCGGTTGTTCCGGTTCGACCGCATCGTCGACGCGCGGGTGCTCGACGAGCCCGCCGCCCCACCCGCGCCGGCCGTACAGGCGGGCCCGGACACCGCCCTGTTCGACGCCGATGCCGATGATCCCTCGTTGCACTCGTCGCGTCTGCTCATCGACCGCTCCGCGGAGTGGATGTTCGACTATTACCCGTTGCGGGTCATCACCGAGCTGCCGAACGGTGCGTGCGAGGCGGCGATGACCTACGCTTCCGATGAGTGGATGGCCCGGTTCGTGCTGGGCTTCGGCTCGGCGGTGCGGGTCCTGGCGCCGCAGTCGCTGGCCGACAAAGTCCGGGAGACGGCCGCGGCGGCGGTTCGCGCATACGAGGACGAGTAGACTCGGTGACAATCTCTGGAGGTGTTTGAATTGGGCGGTCTTCAACCGTGGCACTGGCTGATCGTTATCGCGGCTTTCATCCTTCTTTTCGGTGCCAAGAAGCTCCCGGACGCTGCGCGTTCGCTGGGTAAGTCGATGCGCATCTTCAAGTCGGAGATCAAGGAGATGCAGGCTGACGGCGCCGAGAAACCGGACGCCACGCTGCCCGCGACCCCGGTCACCTCGGAGCGGGTGGTCGATACCCCGGCGCCCGAGCATCCCGGCGATAAGCGATCGGCCTGAACGCTGCCACGTCCGTCCCCTCGCGGTGTGACGTCGCGCCGCTAGAGCGCGCCTGCCTGCGTCGACGTTAAAGGCTGTCCGTGCACACCCCTGGAATCTTCAAGAAACTCGACCCGCGTCAGCGTCGCGCGCGGGTCAATCCCGACGGCACCATGTCGTTGGTCGACCACCTCGCCGAACTGCGTAACCGGTTGCTGATCGCCACCGCCGCGGTGGTCCTGACCACCGTCGTCGGCTTCATCTGGTACACCCACGGTTTCCTGGGCGTCCCCAGTCTCGGCGAATGGTTGCGCGGCCCGTACTGCGCGCTGCCGGAGTCGGCCCGGGCCACCATCGCGCCGGACGGCCAATGCCGGCTGCTGGCCACCGGTCCGTTCGACCAGTTCATGCTGCGCCTCAAGGTGGCGCTGATGGCCGGCGTCGTCATGGCCTGCCCGGTCTGGCTGTATCAGCTTTGGGCGTTCATCACCCCCGGCCTCTACAACAAGGAACGCCGCTTCGCGATGGCGTTCGTCGCGTTCGGGGCGGTGCTGTTCATCGGCGGCGCGGTCCTGGCCTACGTCGTGCTGTCCACCGCGCTGAGTTTCCTGCTCACCGTCGGCAGCGACGTCCAGGTGACCGCGCTGTCCGGCGACCAGTACTTCGGCTTCCTGATCAACCTGCTGTTGGTCTTCGGGATCAGCTTCGAGTTCCCCCTTCTGATCATCATGCTCAACCTGACCGGGGTGCTCAGCTACGCCAAACTCAAGGAGTGGCGCCGCGGTCTGATCTTCGCGCTGTTCGTGTTCGCCGCGTTCGCCACGCCGGGCTCGGATCCGTTCTCGATGCTCGCGCTGGCTTTCGCGCTGACGTTGCTGCTCGAATTCGCGATCCAGATCGCACGCCTACACGACAAGCGGAAAGCCAAACGGGAAGCGCTGGCCGAGGTGCCCGAGGATGAGGCCGCACCGATCCCGGCCGCCGAGCCGATCGCCCCGCCGACGGCGGTGTCCTCCCAGGCGTTGTTCGATGACGACGCCACCTGAGACCGGGCCGGAACTGGCGGCGTTCGTCGCGCAGTTGCCGTTCGGGCTGGACCCCTTCCAGATTCGCGCCTGCGCCGCATTGGAGGCCGGGCACGGTGTGCTGGTCTGCGCGCCGACCGGCGCCGGTAAGACGGTGGTGGGCGAGTTCGCCGTGCACCTGGCGCTGGCCGCCGGCCACAAATGCTTCTACACCACGCCGATCAAGGCGCTGAGCAATCAGAAGCACCTCGATCTGACGCACCGCTACGGCGCCGACCGGGTGGGCCTGCTGACCGGGGATCAGTCGATCAACGCCGATGCACCGGTGGTGGTGATGACCACCGAGGTGCTGCGCAACATGCTCTACGCGGACTCACCCGCACTGCAGGGGCTCTCGCATGTGGTGATGGACGAGGTGCACTTCCTGGCCGACCGGATGCGCGGCGCGGTCTGGGAGGAGGTGATCCTGCACCTGCCCGAGGAGGTGCGGCTGGTCAGCCTCTCCGCGACGGTGAGCAACGCCGAGGAGTTCGGCGGCTGGATCCAGACCGTGCGCGGGGACACCACCGTCGTGGTCGACGAGCACCGGCCGGTGCCGCTGTCCCAACACATGATGGTCGGTAAGCGGCTCTTCGACCTGTTCCAGTCGGGCGGCAACAAGACGCTCGTCGACCCGAATCTGCTCCGCCACATCGCGCACCGGAGGGAGGCCGACCGGCTGGCCGACTGGCAGCCGCGGGGGCGCGGCCGGGGACGCCAGGGCCGGCCCGGCCTGCACCGCGGACCGTCGCGGCCCGACGTGATCGCCACCCTGGACGCCGAGGGCCTGTTGCCGGCAATCACTTTCGTGTTCTCCCGGGCCGGCTGCGATGCCGCGGTGAAACAGTGCCTGCGGGCGCCGCTGCGGCTCACCGACGATGACGAGCGGGCCCGCATCGCCGAGGTGATCGACCGGCGGTGCGCCGATCTCGCCCAGTCCGATCTGGCCGTGCTCGGCTACTACGAGTGGCGCGAGGGCCTGCTGCGCGGGCTGGCAGCACACCACGCCGGCATGCTGCCCGTCTTCCGGCACACCGTCGAGGAACTGTTCACCGCGGGTTTGGTGAAGGCGGTGTTCGCCACCGAGACACTGGCCTTGGGCATCAACATGCCGGCCCGCACGGTCGTGCTGGAACGGCTGGTCAAGTACAACGGTGAACAGCACGCGCCGCTCACACCGGGGGAGTACACCCAGCTGACCGGACGGGCCGGGCGCCGCGGGATCGACGTGGAGGGCCACGCGGTGGTGCTGTGGCACGCCGACGACAGCGCGGCCGAACCCGCCGAGGTGGCCGGGCTGGCCTCCACCCGCACCTTCCCGCTGAAGAGTTCGTTCGCGCCGTCCTACAACATGACGATCAACCTGGTGCACCAGATGGGCCCGGATCAGGCCCGCAAACTGTTGGAGCGGTCCTTCGCCCAGTACCAGGCGGACCGTTCGGTGGTCGGCCTGGTGCGCGGCATCGCGCGCGGCGAGAAGATGCTCGACGAACTCGCCGCCGAACTCGGTGGCCGGGACTCACCGGTGCTCGATTACGCCCGGCTGCGGGCGACCATCACCGCGCGTGAACGGGCGCAGTCGCGTGCGTCGCGGCTGCATCGTCGCCGCGCCGCGGACGAGGCGCTGGCCGCGCTGCGCCGCGGCGACATCATCACCATCACCCACGGCCGCCGCGGCGGACTCGCAGTGGTGCTGGAGCCCGCCCACGACCGCGACGACCCGCGGCCGCTGATCCTCACCGAGCACCACTGGGCGGGCCGGATCTCGTCGGCCGACTACTCCGGTGCCTCCGCACCGCTCGGGTCGATGGCCCTGCCCAAGCGCGTCGAATACCGTCAGCCCCGGGTCCGCCGTGACCTGGCGTCCGCGCTGCGCTCGGCGGCGGCGGGGCTGGATGTGCCGTCCCGGCGTGAGAAGACCGTCGACCGGGACACCGACGCCGAGCTGGCCGGGCTGCGTGAGCAACTGCGCCGCCATTCCGCGCACAACGTGCCCGACCGGG
This region of Mycolicibacterium diernhoferi genomic DNA includes:
- a CDS encoding ectoine synthase, whose protein sequence is MIVRTTTEITGTERDISAGAWRSKRIILAGDGVGFSFHETTIEAASVSEFHYQHHVEAVWVVEGSGTLTDLETGEVHPLGPGTMYLLDGHERHRVTVDEQMRMLCVFNPPVTGDEVHDETGAYPAPQVVA
- the ectB gene encoding diaminobutyrate--2-oxoglutarate transaminase — translated: MLDTPLTAATGPIEDDLPAVFSAVESEVRSYCRGWPTILATAKDSWVTDTEGRRYLDFFAGAGALNYGHNNDQLKSALLDYLSGDGIVHSLDIATTAKQNFLETFDRLILKPRGLDYKVQFPGPTGTNSVEAALKLARKVTSRESIISFTNAFHGMTLGSLSVTGNSMKRAGAGIPLVHATPMPYDNYFGGVTEDFHWFERVLDDSGSGLNRPAAVIVETVQGEGGLNVARLEWLQELANLCRKRDILLIVDDVQMGCGRTGEFFSFEAAGIVPDIVTLSKSISGYGLPMALTLFRPDLDVWAPGEHNGTFRGHNPAFVTATKALELYWEKPTFAAETAEKGLLLRAGLDEIAAAYDGVSARGRGMAQGLMFTDADLAADVCRSAFERGALMETSGPSDEVVKLLPPLTTSRSDLEAGLQILAESVAATV
- the thpD gene encoding ectoine hydroxylase — translated: MSALQQQVHDPYPTRLEHAITPIERIEPTVWGDDGSGPLGAAELNDFAAQGYLVRPDTVDSDALGPLGNELERLAAELDSDDPRVIREPGGSIRSIFAPHLLSTLVAGVVQLDTVLPVARQLLGGDVYIHQARINLMPAFTGTGFYWHSDFETWHAEDGMPQMRAVSCSIALTENYPYNGSLMVIPGSHRTFYPCVGATPDNHHSSSLVAQRFGVPDQNTLTKAVDADGIDQFTGPAGSALWFDCNLLHGSGSNITPLPRSNVFLVFNSVDNQLGAPYAAAGIRPEYLAARRTRSLGLPASRAQCC
- the pafA gene encoding Pup--protein ligase, producing the protein MQRRIMGIETEFGVTCTFHGHRRLSPDEVARYLFRRVVSWGRSSNVFLRNGARLYLDVGSHPEYATAECDNLAQLITHDRAGERVLEDLLIDAEQRLADEGIGGDIYLFKNNTDSAGNSYGCHENYLIVRAGEFSRISDVLLPFLVTRQLICGAGKVLQTPKSATFCLSQRAEHIWEGVSSATTRSRPIINTRDEPHADAEKYRRLHVIVGDSNMSESTTMLKVGTASLVLEMIEAGVAFRDFSLDNPIRAIREVSHDLTGRRPVRLAGGRQASALDIQREYYGRAVEYLQTREPNTQIEQVVDLWGRQLDAVESQDFAKVDTEIDWVIKRKLFQRYQDRYNMELSDPKIAQLDLAYHDIKRGRGVFDLLQRKGLAARITTDEEIDAAVNTPPQTTRAKLRGEFISAAQEAGRDFTVDWVHLKLNDQAQRTVLCKDPFRSVDERVKRLIASM
- a CDS encoding ubiquitin-like protein Pup, yielding MAQEQTKRGGGGGEDDDAGGPTAAGQERREKLAEETDDLLDEIDDVLEENAEDFVRAYVQKGGQ
- the prcB gene encoding proteasome subunit beta, translating into MTAWSNKPFADSLDLTSPHLNLSSFSDFLSRQAPELLPGGVSHAAAGGVELAHGTTIVALKYPGGVLIAGDRRATQGHMIASRDVQKVHIADDYAATGIAGTAAIAVEFARLYAVELEHYEKVEGVPLTFRGKVNRLATMVRGNLGAALQGFVALPLLVAFDVDAADPVSAGRIVSFDAAGGWNIEEEGYQAVGSGSLFAKSSIKKLYPQVTDAETALKAAIEALYDAADDDAATGGPDLVRGIYPTAVLIGADGAEEVTEARIAELAREVIEHRTRTDGNG
- the dop gene encoding depupylase/deamidase Dop, encoding MQRIIGTEVEYGISSPSDPTANPILTSTQAVLAYAAAAGLQRAKRTRWDYEVESPLRDARGFDLSRSSGPAPIIDADEVGAANMILTNGARLYVDHAHPEYSAPEVTDPMDAVIWDKAGERVMEAAARHVASVPGAIKLQLYKNNVDGKGASYGTHENYLMSRQTPFSSVIAGFTPFLVSRQVVTGSGRVGIGPSGDEPGFQLSQRADYIEVEVGLETTLKRGIINTRDEPHADADKYRRLHVIIGDANLAETSTYLKVGTSSLVLDLIEEGPAFGLDLSDLALARPVHAVHVISRDPSLRATVALADGRELTALALQRIYLDRVAKLVDARDPDPRAEHVLETWAHVLDLLERDPMECAEILDWPAKLRLLEGFRQRENLSWNAPRLHLVDLQYSDVRLDKGLYNRLVARGSMQRLVTEQEVLDAVDNPPTDTRAYFRGECLRRFGADIAAASWDSVIFDLGGDSLVRIPTLEPLRGSKAHVGALLDSVNSAVELVEQLTT
- the prcA gene encoding proteasome subunit alpha; the protein is MSFPYFISPEQAMRERSELARKGISRGRSVVALAYDGGVLFVAENPSRSLQKVSELYDRVGFAAVGRFNEFDKLRVAGIQFADTRGYAYDRRDVTGRQLANVYAQALGTIFTEQAKPFEVELCVAEVAHYGETKAPELYRITYDGSIADEPHFVVMGGTTEPIAAALEQSYTENASLADAVTIAVKALRTAGNGNEPRVLEPSTMEVAILDANRPRRAFRRITGAALEALVPATEADQPAAE